Below is a genomic region from Acidobacteriota bacterium.
GAAGTCCACACGCTCGTCACCCACATGCTGTGCGAGGCGATCGAGCGCGCCCTGTTCTTCAAGCGTGACTGAGACCGCCGGGACGGGCCGCGAGCCGGCCCCGGTCCGGGCGAGCGAGCTGTACGAGCTCGCCGTTTGCCCGCACCGCATCACGCTCGACCGGCGACTCGGGCGCGAGGAACGCGCGGCGCCCGACGAGGCCTCCGCGCTGCTCCTCGAGCGGGGGCGAGCGTGGGAGGCGGCCTGCGCCGAGCGCCTCGGCTGGCCGCGACCGGAGGCGCCCCCCGGCGACTTCCGGGCAGCGGCCGCCGAGACGGAGGCGCTGATGCGGCGCGGCGTCGACGGCGTGTACCAGGGGGTCCTGTGCCGGGACGGGCACCTGGCGATCCCCGACCTGCTGCGCCGCGTTCCCGGAACGTCCCGGCTCGGGCCGCACCACTACGAGCCGGGCGACGTCAAGGCGGGGCTGGCACCGCGCGCCGATCAGGTGCTCCAGGTCGCCTATGCCGGCTGGCTCCTGGAGCCGCTCCAGGGACGCGCGCCCGAGCGGGGCTTCTTGCTGCTGGGCGACGGCCGGGAGGTGACCTTTCCGCTCGCCCCCCTGCGCGCCGTTCTCGACGCCGCGCGGAGGAAGGTCGAGCGCATCGCCTCCGGCGAGGAACCGACCGAGCCGTACTGGAGCGACGCCTGCCTTCGCTGCCGGTGGCGCCGGCGCTGCCTGCCGGAGATGGAGGCGGCCGGCGACCTGTCGCTGGTCGACGGGATGACGCCGACGAGGCGCCGCGTCCTCCGGCGGCACGGCGTCGCCACGGTGGCCGACCTGGCGGCGGTCGACCCGCGGGAGTGGCGGGAGGCGGGACGGCCGCCTTTGGGACTCGAGGCGCTGGTGCGGCAGGCGCGGGCGCTCCTGTCCGGCCGCATCCGCCTCGGCCGGCCGTTCGACCTCCCCTCCCCCTCGCCCGCGGACCGGCTGATCTGGGCGGAACGCGACCCGCTCGCGCGCGAGCGGGCGGTGCTCGTCGCGTGGCGCGAGGCGTCGGGACGGGAGGCGGTCCACGTGCTGGGCGTCGCGGAGGCGGCGGCCGCCGCCGCGCGCGACCTGTTCGCGTGGGCCGAGTCCTCCCGCGGGACGCTGTTCCACTTCGGTGCCGAGACGGCGGCCGCGCTGGAGGCGCTGGCCGAAGAGCGCGGCGTCGCTCCCGCGCTCCAGGTGGCGCTCGAGGCGCGCCGGGTCGACCTGCGCGCCCGGCTGCGGCGCGCCTGCGCCTACCTCCCCGTCCGCCGCTACGACCTCGAGGAGGTCGACGCCGCGCTCGCCGGCCGCCCGCTTCCCGGCCCCGGCGAGCGGGTGCCGCCGGCCTTCGTCGCGGTGTCCGCCGACCCGAATGGCCGGAGCGCGCGCGACGCCGCGCGGGCGGTGGCGATCGCCCGGCGGCGCCTCGAGGCTCTCGCGCGGGTGCTCGCCTGGATGCGCGCCCCCTCGCGCGCGCCGGGAGGCGCGCGTTGACCCC
It encodes:
- a CDS encoding TM0106 family RecB-like putative nuclease; the protein is MTETAGTGREPAPVRASELYELAVCPHRITLDRRLGREERAAPDEASALLLERGRAWEAACAERLGWPRPEAPPGDFRAAAAETEALMRRGVDGVYQGVLCRDGHLAIPDLLRRVPGTSRLGPHHYEPGDVKAGLAPRADQVLQVAYAGWLLEPLQGRAPERGFLLLGDGREVTFPLAPLRAVLDAARRKVERIASGEEPTEPYWSDACLRCRWRRRCLPEMEAAGDLSLVDGMTPTRRRVLRRHGVATVADLAAVDPREWREAGRPPLGLEALVRQARALLSGRIRLGRPFDLPSPSPADRLIWAERDPLARERAVLVAWREASGREAVHVLGVAEAAAAAARDLFAWAESSRGTLFHFGAETAAALEALAEERGVAPALQVALEARRVDLRARLRRACAYLPVRRYDLEEVDAALAGRPLPGPGERVPPAFVAVSADPNGRSARDAARAVAIARRRLEALARVLAWMRAPSRAPGGAR